One genomic window of Myxocyprinus asiaticus isolate MX2 ecotype Aquarium Trade chromosome 5, UBuf_Myxa_2, whole genome shotgun sequence includes the following:
- the LOC127441010 gene encoding thread biopolymer filament subunit gamma-like isoform X1 yields the protein MSMSLSLSSSRLSGGFGGLGLARVGVGGMARLGLGLGGGVDLGAGLGLGRGMGFGGGLGFGIGGGTGAGAGAGLLLGGGGGALVASPAFTMGRTIAAGGLSTSSALAAGSASGVAVAPILSREAEKHTLSGLNYRFSGYMAKVRVLQQENAALEAKLSQLTGGTDMSQESSGTTTVEYEAQLSEYHSTLETLTTDTVKLEIELDNVCGTAHELKAKLDFEQGVKFQLESDIAAMKKDIEMASDLRIDLDAKYSSLKNELNFVTKTQEEELSSLQSKLGTATMNTSVSMIEVDTGKSFDISTALNKMRMKYEKSVQQHREEAEAYYKLKMDEMQITSAKNTEAVLSVKADITAARKELQTLNLELQGLVATNMTLEQSLAEAQSQSSVGVAEYQAQIASLTSAIEVAKADLHKQILAYQELLDIKLALDVEISTYRKLLEGDDFKMPEFTETSYTFSGRALPHTSTPQDSPLNSALKDIHNRYILTGKFHSNMQGQCRTETPSGY from the exons ATGTCTATGTCTTTGTCTTTGTCTTCTTCCAGGCTCTCTGGGGGATTTGGAGGTCTTGGCCTGGCTCGGGTTGGTGTAGGTGGTATGGCTAGACTGGGTCTGGGGCTAGGAGGTGGTGTTGACTTAGGTGCAGGGCTTGGTCTGGGAAGAGGAATGGGCTTTGGTGGAGGTCTCGGCTTTGGCATTGGTGGAGGTACTGGTGCAGGTGCTGGTGCAGGACTGTTACTGGGTGGCGGTGGTGGAGCACTGGTTGCCAGTCCTGCATTCACTATGGGTCGCACCATTGCTGCAGGAGGGCTCAGTACAAGCTCTGCGCTCGCCGCTGGCTCTGCATCAGGTGTTGCTGTGGCCCCGATACTTTCCAGAGAGGCTGAGAAGCACACACTTTCTGGGCTCAATTATCGTTTCTCTGGGTACATGGCCAAAGTACGGGTGCTACAGCAGGAGAATGCAGCTCTGGAGGCCAAGCTTTCCCAGCTGACTGGTGGGACAGACATGTCCCAAGAATCATCTGGGACTACTACAGTGGAGTATGAGGCCCAGTTAAGTGAATATCACAGTACACTGGAAACTCTCACCACTGACACTGTCAAGTTGGAGATTGAACTGGACAATGTCTGTGGCACCGCCCATGAACTGAAGGCTAA GCTTGACTTTGAACAAGGAGTGAAGTTTCAACTTGAGTCTGACATTGCTGCCATGAAAAAG GACATAGAAATGGCCTCTGACCTAAGAATCGATTTGGATGCCAAATATTCTAGCCTGAAAAATGAACTGAACTTTGTCACCAAAACACAGGAGGAG GAACTGTCATCTTTGCAATCTAAACTGGGCACAGCAACAATGAACACTTCAGTCTCAATGATCGAAGTAGACACTGGCAAATCGTTTGACATCTCTACAGCTCTCAACAAGATGCGAATGAAATATGAGAAATCTGTGCAGCAACACAGAGAGGAGGCTGAGGCATACTACAAACTCAAG ATGGACGAGATGCAGATAACCAGTGCCAAAAACACAGAGGCTGTGTTATCGGTCAAAGCTGATATCACAGCAGCCAGGAAAGAGCTGCAGACACTGAATTTAGAGCTGCAGGGGCTTGTTGCTAca AATATGACTCTAGAGCAGAGCTTAGCAGAAGCCCAATCTCAGTCCAGTGTGGGTGTTGCTGAGTACCAGGCACAGATTGCTAGCCTGACATCAGCCATAGAGGTGGCTAAAGCAGACCTCCACAAACAGATCCTGGCCTACCAAGAGCTGCTGGACATCAAACTCGCCCTAGATGTCGAGATCTCCACCTACAGAAAGCTGCTGGAAGGAGATGACTTCAA AATGCCTGAGTTCACAGAGACATCCTACACTTTTTCAG GGAGGGCTTTGCCCCACACCAGCACCCCCCAGGACTCCCCCCTTAACTCTGCCCTAAAGGACATACATAATAGATACATCCTGACAGGCAAGTTTCACTCAAACATGCAAGGGCAGTGTAGGACAGAAACCCCTTCAGGTTATTAA
- the LOC127441010 gene encoding thread biopolymer filament subunit gamma-like isoform X5 has product MSMSLSLSSSRLSGGFGGLGLARVGVGGMARLGLGLGGGVDLGAGLGLGRGMGFGGGLGFGIGGGTGAGAGAGLLLGGGGGALVASPAFTMGRTIAAGGLSTSSALAAGSASGVAVAPILSREAEKHTLSGLNYRFSGYMAKVRVLQQENAALEAKLSQLTGGTDMSQESSGTTTVEYEAQLDFEQGVKFQLESDIAAMKKDIEMASDLRIDLDAKYSSLKNELNFVTKTQEEELSSLQSKLGTATMNTSVSMIEVDTGKSFDISTALNKMRMKYEKSVQQHREEAEAYYKLKMDEMQITSAKNTEAVLSVKADITAARKELQTLNLELQGLVATNMTLEQSLAEAQSQSSVGVAEYQAQIASLTSAIEVAKADLHKQILAYQELLDIKLALDVEISTYRKLLEGDDFKMPEFTETSYTFSGRALPHTSTPQDSPLNSALKDIHNRYILTGKFHSNMQGQCRTETPSGY; this is encoded by the exons ATGTCTATGTCTTTGTCTTTGTCTTCTTCCAGGCTCTCTGGGGGATTTGGAGGTCTTGGCCTGGCTCGGGTTGGTGTAGGTGGTATGGCTAGACTGGGTCTGGGGCTAGGAGGTGGTGTTGACTTAGGTGCAGGGCTTGGTCTGGGAAGAGGAATGGGCTTTGGTGGAGGTCTCGGCTTTGGCATTGGTGGAGGTACTGGTGCAGGTGCTGGTGCAGGACTGTTACTGGGTGGCGGTGGTGGAGCACTGGTTGCCAGTCCTGCATTCACTATGGGTCGCACCATTGCTGCAGGAGGGCTCAGTACAAGCTCTGCGCTCGCCGCTGGCTCTGCATCAGGTGTTGCTGTGGCCCCGATACTTTCCAGAGAGGCTGAGAAGCACACACTTTCTGGGCTCAATTATCGTTTCTCTGGGTACATGGCCAAAGTACGGGTGCTACAGCAGGAGAATGCAGCTCTGGAGGCCAAGCTTTCCCAGCTGACTGGTGGGACAGACATGTCCCAAGAATCATCTGGGACTACTACAGTGGAGTATGAGGCCCA GCTTGACTTTGAACAAGGAGTGAAGTTTCAACTTGAGTCTGACATTGCTGCCATGAAAAAG GACATAGAAATGGCCTCTGACCTAAGAATCGATTTGGATGCCAAATATTCTAGCCTGAAAAATGAACTGAACTTTGTCACCAAAACACAGGAGGAG GAACTGTCATCTTTGCAATCTAAACTGGGCACAGCAACAATGAACACTTCAGTCTCAATGATCGAAGTAGACACTGGCAAATCGTTTGACATCTCTACAGCTCTCAACAAGATGCGAATGAAATATGAGAAATCTGTGCAGCAACACAGAGAGGAGGCTGAGGCATACTACAAACTCAAG ATGGACGAGATGCAGATAACCAGTGCCAAAAACACAGAGGCTGTGTTATCGGTCAAAGCTGATATCACAGCAGCCAGGAAAGAGCTGCAGACACTGAATTTAGAGCTGCAGGGGCTTGTTGCTAca AATATGACTCTAGAGCAGAGCTTAGCAGAAGCCCAATCTCAGTCCAGTGTGGGTGTTGCTGAGTACCAGGCACAGATTGCTAGCCTGACATCAGCCATAGAGGTGGCTAAAGCAGACCTCCACAAACAGATCCTGGCCTACCAAGAGCTGCTGGACATCAAACTCGCCCTAGATGTCGAGATCTCCACCTACAGAAAGCTGCTGGAAGGAGATGACTTCAA AATGCCTGAGTTCACAGAGACATCCTACACTTTTTCAG GGAGGGCTTTGCCCCACACCAGCACCCCCCAGGACTCCCCCCTTAACTCTGCCCTAAAGGACATACATAATAGATACATCCTGACAGGCAAGTTTCACTCAAACATGCAAGGGCAGTGTAGGACAGAAACCCCTTCAGGTTATTAA
- the LOC127441010 gene encoding thread biopolymer filament subunit gamma-like isoform X4 has translation MSMSLSLSSSRLSGGFGGLGLARVGVGGMARLGLGLGGGVDLGAGLGLGRGMGFGGGLGFGIGGGTGAGAGAGLLLGGGGGALVASPAFTMGRTIAAGGLSTSSALAAGSASGVAVAPILSREAEKHTLSGLNYRFSGYMAKVRVLQQENAALEAKLSQLTGGTDMSQESSGTTTVEYEAQLSEYHSTLETLTTDTVKLEIELDNVCGTAHELKAKLDFEQGVKFQLESDIAAMKKDIEMASDLRIDLDAKYSSLKNELNFVTKTQEEELSSLQSKLGTATMNTSVSMIEVDTGKSFDISTALNKMRMKYEKSVQQHREEAEAYYKLKMDEMQITSAKNTEAVLSVKADITAARKELQTLNLELQGLVATNMTLEQSLAEAQSQSSVGVAEYQAQIASLTSAIEVAKADLHKQILAYQELLDIKLALDVEISTYRKLLEGDDFKMPEFTETSYTFSETSVISDADDAESS, from the exons ATGTCTATGTCTTTGTCTTTGTCTTCTTCCAGGCTCTCTGGGGGATTTGGAGGTCTTGGCCTGGCTCGGGTTGGTGTAGGTGGTATGGCTAGACTGGGTCTGGGGCTAGGAGGTGGTGTTGACTTAGGTGCAGGGCTTGGTCTGGGAAGAGGAATGGGCTTTGGTGGAGGTCTCGGCTTTGGCATTGGTGGAGGTACTGGTGCAGGTGCTGGTGCAGGACTGTTACTGGGTGGCGGTGGTGGAGCACTGGTTGCCAGTCCTGCATTCACTATGGGTCGCACCATTGCTGCAGGAGGGCTCAGTACAAGCTCTGCGCTCGCCGCTGGCTCTGCATCAGGTGTTGCTGTGGCCCCGATACTTTCCAGAGAGGCTGAGAAGCACACACTTTCTGGGCTCAATTATCGTTTCTCTGGGTACATGGCCAAAGTACGGGTGCTACAGCAGGAGAATGCAGCTCTGGAGGCCAAGCTTTCCCAGCTGACTGGTGGGACAGACATGTCCCAAGAATCATCTGGGACTACTACAGTGGAGTATGAGGCCCAGTTAAGTGAATATCACAGTACACTGGAAACTCTCACCACTGACACTGTCAAGTTGGAGATTGAACTGGACAATGTCTGTGGCACCGCCCATGAACTGAAGGCTAA GCTTGACTTTGAACAAGGAGTGAAGTTTCAACTTGAGTCTGACATTGCTGCCATGAAAAAG GACATAGAAATGGCCTCTGACCTAAGAATCGATTTGGATGCCAAATATTCTAGCCTGAAAAATGAACTGAACTTTGTCACCAAAACACAGGAGGAG GAACTGTCATCTTTGCAATCTAAACTGGGCACAGCAACAATGAACACTTCAGTCTCAATGATCGAAGTAGACACTGGCAAATCGTTTGACATCTCTACAGCTCTCAACAAGATGCGAATGAAATATGAGAAATCTGTGCAGCAACACAGAGAGGAGGCTGAGGCATACTACAAACTCAAG ATGGACGAGATGCAGATAACCAGTGCCAAAAACACAGAGGCTGTGTTATCGGTCAAAGCTGATATCACAGCAGCCAGGAAAGAGCTGCAGACACTGAATTTAGAGCTGCAGGGGCTTGTTGCTAca AATATGACTCTAGAGCAGAGCTTAGCAGAAGCCCAATCTCAGTCCAGTGTGGGTGTTGCTGAGTACCAGGCACAGATTGCTAGCCTGACATCAGCCATAGAGGTGGCTAAAGCAGACCTCCACAAACAGATCCTGGCCTACCAAGAGCTGCTGGACATCAAACTCGCCCTAGATGTCGAGATCTCCACCTACAGAAAGCTGCTGGAAGGAGATGACTTCAA AATGCCTGAGTTCACAGAGACATCCTACACTTTTTCAG
- the LOC127441010 gene encoding thread biopolymer filament subunit gamma-like isoform X2 — MSMSLSLSSSRLSGGFGGLGLARVGVGGMARLGLGLGGGVDLGAGLGLGRGMGFGGGLGFGIGGGTGAGAGAGLLLGGGGGALVASPAFTMGRTIAAGGLSTSSALAAGSASGVAVAPILSREAEKHTLSGLNYRFSGYMAKVRVLQQENAALEAKLSQLTGGTDMSQESSGTTTVEYEAQLSEYHSTLETLTTDTVKLEIELDNVCGTAHELKAKLDFEQGVKFQLESDIAAMKKDIEMASDLRIDLDAKYSSLKNELNFVTKTQEEELSSLQSKLGTATMNTSVSMIEVDTGKSFDISTALNKMRMKYEKSVQQHREEAEAYYKLKMDEMQITSAKNTEAVLSVKADITAARKELQTLNLELQGLVATNMTLEQSLAEAQSQSSVGVAEYQAQIASLTSAIEVAKADLHKQILAYQELLDIKLALDVEISTYRKLLEGDDFKMPEFTETSYTFSAGQIHVKEIITTETSVISDADDAESS, encoded by the exons ATGTCTATGTCTTTGTCTTTGTCTTCTTCCAGGCTCTCTGGGGGATTTGGAGGTCTTGGCCTGGCTCGGGTTGGTGTAGGTGGTATGGCTAGACTGGGTCTGGGGCTAGGAGGTGGTGTTGACTTAGGTGCAGGGCTTGGTCTGGGAAGAGGAATGGGCTTTGGTGGAGGTCTCGGCTTTGGCATTGGTGGAGGTACTGGTGCAGGTGCTGGTGCAGGACTGTTACTGGGTGGCGGTGGTGGAGCACTGGTTGCCAGTCCTGCATTCACTATGGGTCGCACCATTGCTGCAGGAGGGCTCAGTACAAGCTCTGCGCTCGCCGCTGGCTCTGCATCAGGTGTTGCTGTGGCCCCGATACTTTCCAGAGAGGCTGAGAAGCACACACTTTCTGGGCTCAATTATCGTTTCTCTGGGTACATGGCCAAAGTACGGGTGCTACAGCAGGAGAATGCAGCTCTGGAGGCCAAGCTTTCCCAGCTGACTGGTGGGACAGACATGTCCCAAGAATCATCTGGGACTACTACAGTGGAGTATGAGGCCCAGTTAAGTGAATATCACAGTACACTGGAAACTCTCACCACTGACACTGTCAAGTTGGAGATTGAACTGGACAATGTCTGTGGCACCGCCCATGAACTGAAGGCTAA GCTTGACTTTGAACAAGGAGTGAAGTTTCAACTTGAGTCTGACATTGCTGCCATGAAAAAG GACATAGAAATGGCCTCTGACCTAAGAATCGATTTGGATGCCAAATATTCTAGCCTGAAAAATGAACTGAACTTTGTCACCAAAACACAGGAGGAG GAACTGTCATCTTTGCAATCTAAACTGGGCACAGCAACAATGAACACTTCAGTCTCAATGATCGAAGTAGACACTGGCAAATCGTTTGACATCTCTACAGCTCTCAACAAGATGCGAATGAAATATGAGAAATCTGTGCAGCAACACAGAGAGGAGGCTGAGGCATACTACAAACTCAAG ATGGACGAGATGCAGATAACCAGTGCCAAAAACACAGAGGCTGTGTTATCGGTCAAAGCTGATATCACAGCAGCCAGGAAAGAGCTGCAGACACTGAATTTAGAGCTGCAGGGGCTTGTTGCTAca AATATGACTCTAGAGCAGAGCTTAGCAGAAGCCCAATCTCAGTCCAGTGTGGGTGTTGCTGAGTACCAGGCACAGATTGCTAGCCTGACATCAGCCATAGAGGTGGCTAAAGCAGACCTCCACAAACAGATCCTGGCCTACCAAGAGCTGCTGGACATCAAACTCGCCCTAGATGTCGAGATCTCCACCTACAGAAAGCTGCTGGAAGGAGATGACTTCAA AATGCCTGAGTTCACAGAGACATCCTACACTTTTTCAG CCGGTCAAATACATGTCAAAGAAATTATTACAACAG
- the LOC127441010 gene encoding thread biopolymer filament subunit gamma-like isoform X3: MARLGLGLGGGVDLGAGLGLGRGMGFGGGLGFGIGGGTGAGAGAGLLLGGGGGALVASPAFTMGRTIAAGGLSTSSALAAGSASGVAVAPILSREAEKHTLSGLNYRFSGYMAKVRVLQQENAALEAKLSQLTGGTDMSQESSGTTTVEYEAQLSEYHSTLETLTTDTVKLEIELDNVCGTAHELKAKLDFEQGVKFQLESDIAAMKKDIEMASDLRIDLDAKYSSLKNELNFVTKTQEEELSSLQSKLGTATMNTSVSMIEVDTGKSFDISTALNKMRMKYEKSVQQHREEAEAYYKLKMDEMQITSAKNTEAVLSVKADITAARKELQTLNLELQGLVATNMTLEQSLAEAQSQSSVGVAEYQAQIASLTSAIEVAKADLHKQILAYQELLDIKLALDVEISTYRKLLEGDDFKMPEFTETSYTFSGRALPHTSTPQDSPLNSALKDIHNRYILTGKFHSNMQGQCRTETPSGY, translated from the exons ATGGCTAGACTGGGTCTGGGGCTAGGAGGTGGTGTTGACTTAGGTGCAGGGCTTGGTCTGGGAAGAGGAATGGGCTTTGGTGGAGGTCTCGGCTTTGGCATTGGTGGAGGTACTGGTGCAGGTGCTGGTGCAGGACTGTTACTGGGTGGCGGTGGTGGAGCACTGGTTGCCAGTCCTGCATTCACTATGGGTCGCACCATTGCTGCAGGAGGGCTCAGTACAAGCTCTGCGCTCGCCGCTGGCTCTGCATCAGGTGTTGCTGTGGCCCCGATACTTTCCAGAGAGGCTGAGAAGCACACACTTTCTGGGCTCAATTATCGTTTCTCTGGGTACATGGCCAAAGTACGGGTGCTACAGCAGGAGAATGCAGCTCTGGAGGCCAAGCTTTCCCAGCTGACTGGTGGGACAGACATGTCCCAAGAATCATCTGGGACTACTACAGTGGAGTATGAGGCCCAGTTAAGTGAATATCACAGTACACTGGAAACTCTCACCACTGACACTGTCAAGTTGGAGATTGAACTGGACAATGTCTGTGGCACCGCCCATGAACTGAAGGCTAA GCTTGACTTTGAACAAGGAGTGAAGTTTCAACTTGAGTCTGACATTGCTGCCATGAAAAAG GACATAGAAATGGCCTCTGACCTAAGAATCGATTTGGATGCCAAATATTCTAGCCTGAAAAATGAACTGAACTTTGTCACCAAAACACAGGAGGAG GAACTGTCATCTTTGCAATCTAAACTGGGCACAGCAACAATGAACACTTCAGTCTCAATGATCGAAGTAGACACTGGCAAATCGTTTGACATCTCTACAGCTCTCAACAAGATGCGAATGAAATATGAGAAATCTGTGCAGCAACACAGAGAGGAGGCTGAGGCATACTACAAACTCAAG ATGGACGAGATGCAGATAACCAGTGCCAAAAACACAGAGGCTGTGTTATCGGTCAAAGCTGATATCACAGCAGCCAGGAAAGAGCTGCAGACACTGAATTTAGAGCTGCAGGGGCTTGTTGCTAca AATATGACTCTAGAGCAGAGCTTAGCAGAAGCCCAATCTCAGTCCAGTGTGGGTGTTGCTGAGTACCAGGCACAGATTGCTAGCCTGACATCAGCCATAGAGGTGGCTAAAGCAGACCTCCACAAACAGATCCTGGCCTACCAAGAGCTGCTGGACATCAAACTCGCCCTAGATGTCGAGATCTCCACCTACAGAAAGCTGCTGGAAGGAGATGACTTCAA AATGCCTGAGTTCACAGAGACATCCTACACTTTTTCAG GGAGGGCTTTGCCCCACACCAGCACCCCCCAGGACTCCCCCCTTAACTCTGCCCTAAAGGACATACATAATAGATACATCCTGACAGGCAAGTTTCACTCAAACATGCAAGGGCAGTGTAGGACAGAAACCCCTTCAGGTTATTAA